Proteins encoded by one window of Flavobacterium sp. N502540:
- a CDS encoding aspartate/glutamate racemase family protein → MKKIGLVGGISWVSTINYYKFINEGVNKKLDGLQFAECLIYSLNFGDVQEKTWAHSYELLLNACLSLKNSGVDAVVLCANTAHMFASEIEHEIGLPLIHIGTETAKVIVKENITTVGLIGTSFSMEMDFYKDRLKSFGLNVLIPEKQETRDYIQYVLKEELGRGIINLDSRQNYIQIANELVLQGAEGIIFGCTEIPLLLSQSDFSVPVFDTTKIHSQAIVDFIVS, encoded by the coding sequence ATGAAGAAAATTGGGCTTGTGGGCGGAATCAGCTGGGTTTCTACCATAAATTACTACAAATTTATTAACGAAGGAGTAAATAAAAAATTAGACGGCCTTCAATTTGCTGAATGCCTGATTTATTCGCTAAACTTTGGTGATGTGCAGGAAAAAACATGGGCTCATTCCTATGAACTCTTATTAAATGCCTGCTTAAGTTTAAAAAACAGCGGTGTTGATGCTGTCGTTTTGTGTGCAAACACCGCACATATGTTTGCCAGCGAAATCGAACATGAAATTGGACTACCCTTAATTCATATCGGAACGGAGACCGCAAAAGTCATTGTAAAAGAAAACATCACAACCGTTGGACTTATAGGAACTTCCTTTTCGATGGAAATGGATTTTTACAAAGATCGTCTTAAAAGTTTTGGGCTGAATGTCCTGATACCCGAAAAACAGGAAACGCGAGACTACATACAATATGTTCTAAAAGAAGAACTCGGAAGAGGAATTATCAATCTCGATTCGAGACAAAATTATATCCAAATTGCAAATGAGCTTGTCTTACAAGGTGCCGAAGGTATCATTTTCGGATGTACCGAAATTCCGCTATTGCTAAGTCAGTCCGATTTTTCTGTTCCTGTTTTTGACACTACAAAAATACATTCTCAAGCCATCGTAGACTTTATAGTGTCTTAA
- a CDS encoding ester cyclase has translation MTKKEIARDFLKLAANGHSHEAFRLHVGENFKHHNAYFKGDAETLMLAMEESTRKNPNKTLTIHHILEDKDLVAVHSHLKQSPADIGFAVVHILRFELDKIIEFWDLGQSIPAEMINENGMF, from the coding sequence ATGACTAAGAAAGAAATCGCCCGCGACTTTTTAAAACTCGCCGCAAACGGACATTCACACGAAGCTTTTCGTCTACATGTCGGCGAGAATTTCAAACATCACAATGCTTATTTTAAAGGAGATGCCGAAACACTGATGCTGGCCATGGAAGAATCAACCCGAAAAAACCCCAATAAAACTTTAACTATTCATCATATTCTGGAAGATAAAGATCTGGTCGCCGTACATTCGCACCTGAAACAGAGTCCTGCTGACATTGGTTTTGCTGTCGTGCATATCCTTCGTTTTGAATTGGATAAAATTATAGAATTTTGGGATTTAGGGCAATCCATTCCTGCCGAAATGATTAACGAAAATGGGATGTTCTAA
- a CDS encoding DUF1801 domain-containing protein → MAQNKTIETENSVTDFINAVEDTTKKNDAFELVRLMQEQTGFEAKMWGPSIIGFGSYHYKYASGREGDAPLVAFSPRKAAISLYLYASPEKREELLSEFGKHKAEKGCIYVKKLSDIDLEILKKMISVSVEHLQELYPPQ, encoded by the coding sequence ATGGCACAAAATAAAACGATAGAAACAGAAAACAGTGTTACCGATTTTATCAATGCTGTCGAAGATACAACCAAAAAAAATGATGCTTTTGAACTGGTCAGGCTGATGCAGGAACAAACGGGTTTTGAAGCCAAAATGTGGGGACCAAGTATCATAGGTTTCGGCAGTTATCATTACAAATATGCCAGCGGCCGCGAAGGCGATGCCCCATTGGTGGCGTTTTCACCAAGAAAAGCCGCAATTTCACTTTATCTTTACGCATCACCTGAAAAAAGAGAGGAGCTACTCTCCGAATTTGGAAAACACAAAGCCGAAAAAGGCTGTATTTATGTCAAGAAATTAAGCGATATTGACCTCGAAATTCTAAAAAAAATGATTTCCGTGTCAGTTGAGCACTTACAAGAACTATATCCCCCTCAATAA
- a CDS encoding MBL fold metallo-hydrolase — protein MITPFLIVILVLGITLYFFLQHPKFGKAPSGERLTWIQKSPQFKNGKFENQNHTPELAEGYGYPRVLYDFLLKKVDRKTPSDVIPSIKTNLLELSPEKEVLIWFGHSSYFIQLEGKRFLIDPVFSGNASPIPGTTKAFKGTDIYTVDDLPEIDYLLITHDHYDHLDYETILQLKPKTKHVICSLGVGSHFEFWGFPTENIIEKDWFEKIELDQNLTLYTTPSRHFSGRSFKRCNTLWTSFVLETKDFKMYLGGDSGYDTHFKQIGTQFGPFDIALIDNGQYNPAWKYIHNLPEDVIKAMKDLNAKRVFPVHSSKFSLAPHSWDEPLNKVTELNNLSENPVPLITPMIGELVELKNEKQQFQQWWKGIK, from the coding sequence ATGATTACACCTTTTCTAATTGTAATTCTGGTTTTAGGCATTACACTTTACTTCTTTTTACAGCATCCAAAGTTTGGTAAAGCACCTTCAGGAGAAAGATTGACATGGATTCAAAAATCACCTCAATTTAAAAATGGCAAATTCGAAAATCAAAACCATACACCGGAATTGGCTGAAGGTTACGGCTATCCACGAGTATTGTATGATTTTCTCCTTAAAAAAGTAGACAGAAAGACTCCATCTGACGTAATCCCATCCATCAAAACCAATTTACTGGAACTTTCTCCCGAAAAAGAGGTGCTGATCTGGTTTGGGCACTCTTCGTATTTCATCCAGCTTGAAGGGAAACGCTTTTTGATTGACCCTGTTTTCAGCGGCAATGCCTCCCCGATTCCCGGTACCACAAAAGCATTCAAAGGAACTGATATTTACACGGTTGATGATCTTCCGGAAATTGATTATTTACTGATCACGCACGATCATTACGACCATCTCGATTACGAAACCATTTTACAATTGAAACCTAAAACCAAACACGTAATCTGTTCTCTTGGGGTAGGCTCTCACTTTGAATTTTGGGGATTTCCAACTGAAAATATCATTGAAAAAGACTGGTTTGAAAAAATAGAACTTGATCAGAATTTAACGCTTTATACTACTCCTTCAAGGCATTTTTCGGGTAGAAGTTTTAAACGATGCAACACGCTATGGACGTCGTTTGTATTAGAAACCAAAGATTTTAAAATGTATCTGGGCGGCGATAGTGGCTATGACACCCACTTTAAACAGATTGGCACTCAATTTGGTCCTTTTGACATCGCTCTTATCGACAACGGCCAATACAACCCCGCTTGGAAATACATTCATAATTTACCCGAAGATGTGATCAAAGCTATGAAAGATCTGAATGCCAAAAGAGTATTTCCGGTGCATTCTTCTAAGTTTTCATTGGCACCTCATTCCTGGGACGAACCATTAAACAAAGTCACTGAATTAAATAATTTATCGGAAAACCCAGTTCCGTTGATTACTCCGATGATTGGAGAATTAGTGGAACTAAAAAATGAAAAACAGCAATTCCAACAATGGTGGAAAGGCATAAAATAA
- a CDS encoding GNAT family N-acetyltransferase, producing the protein MIPSAYTLRNALPSEFEEIGKLLISVYSQLEGFPKENEQPNYYKMLANIGDFTHQPQTELLVAADENNTILGAVVYFNDMKNYGSGGIATQEQNSAGFRLLGVAPTARGKGVGKLLTQECIKKAADNKRTQLIIHSTLAMKTAWEMYEKLGFKRSEDLDFMQGALPVFGFRLPLNS; encoded by the coding sequence ATGATTCCTTCAGCTTATACCCTGCGCAATGCCCTCCCTTCCGAATTTGAAGAAATTGGAAAATTACTCATTAGTGTTTATTCCCAATTAGAAGGTTTTCCTAAAGAAAATGAGCAGCCCAACTATTATAAAATGCTTGCGAATATTGGTGATTTTACCCATCAACCGCAAACCGAGCTTTTAGTTGCCGCTGACGAAAACAATACAATTCTTGGTGCTGTGGTCTATTTTAACGACATGAAAAACTACGGTTCAGGCGGAATCGCTACTCAGGAACAAAACTCAGCCGGGTTTCGATTACTGGGAGTTGCGCCAACTGCCCGCGGAAAAGGGGTTGGTAAGCTTCTAACGCAGGAATGCATCAAAAAAGCGGCTGATAACAAACGCACTCAATTGATCATTCATTCGACTTTAGCCATGAAAACGGCCTGGGAAATGTATGAAAAATTGGGTTTCAAAAGATCTGAAGACTTAGACTTTATGCAGGGAGCGCTCCCAGTATTTGGCTTTCGTTTACCGCTTAATTCCTAA
- a CDS encoding GNAT family N-acetyltransferase has product MNTSLLNLQPEILEDDLVQLIPLQENDFEKLYKVASDPLIWEQHPNKNRYEKEVFQNFFEGAMESKGAFLIIDKSTGEIAGSTRFYEYDPENKAVFIGYTFYGRKFWGTGFNTQVKKMMLDYAFRAVDKVQFHIGAENYRSQKAIEKLGAVKVEEINVAYYNEPSRHNFVYELKK; this is encoded by the coding sequence ATGAATACATCTCTTTTAAATCTGCAGCCTGAAATTCTGGAAGACGACCTGGTTCAATTAATACCGCTTCAGGAAAATGATTTTGAAAAATTATACAAAGTGGCTTCAGATCCTTTGATTTGGGAACAGCATCCGAATAAAAACCGCTATGAAAAAGAAGTTTTTCAAAATTTCTTTGAAGGCGCTATGGAAAGCAAAGGCGCTTTTTTGATCATCGATAAATCAACCGGAGAAATTGCAGGAAGCACTCGATTTTATGAATACGATCCTGAAAACAAAGCTGTTTTTATTGGATATACCTTCTATGGAAGAAAATTTTGGGGCACCGGATTTAATACTCAGGTAAAAAAAATGATGCTGGATTATGCTTTTAGAGCAGTTGACAAAGTCCAGTTTCATATTGGAGCGGAAAATTACCGTTCGCAAAAAGCCATAGAAAAACTGGGTGCTGTTAAAGTAGAAGAAATAAACGTTGCCTACTACAATGAACCATCGCGTCATAATTTTGTATACGAATTAAAAAAATAA
- a CDS encoding TIGR00730 family Rossman fold protein has protein sequence MKRITVFCGSSFGTDKIYKEQAALLGKTLAQQNIELVYGGANVGLMGAVADGILNEGGKAIGVLPNFLRSKEIAHLGLTELIVVESMHERKTKMNDLCDGVIALPGGFGTLEELFEMLTWGQLGLHKKPIGILNIDGFYDSLIELTKVMVEKGLLKPVNQEMLLVSDTIEDLLHQMRNYVPPATGKWIDTTQS, from the coding sequence ATGAAAAGAATAACTGTTTTCTGTGGTTCCAGTTTTGGTACCGACAAAATTTACAAAGAACAGGCAGCACTGCTTGGAAAAACTTTAGCCCAACAAAATATAGAGTTGGTTTATGGCGGAGCAAATGTAGGCCTGATGGGTGCTGTAGCCGATGGTATTTTGAACGAAGGTGGAAAAGCTATTGGTGTATTGCCAAACTTTTTAAGATCAAAAGAAATTGCCCATTTGGGTTTGACCGAGTTAATCGTCGTGGAAAGCATGCACGAAAGAAAGACCAAAATGAATGATTTATGCGACGGTGTTATTGCACTACCAGGTGGTTTTGGAACTTTGGAAGAACTTTTTGAAATGCTGACCTGGGGACAATTAGGTTTGCATAAAAAACCAATCGGCATTCTGAATATCGATGGCTTTTATGATTCTCTGATTGAACTAACCAAAGTTATGGTGGAGAAAGGTTTATTAAAACCCGTCAATCAGGAAATGCTTCTGGTGAGCGATACTATCGAGGATTTATTACATCAAATGAGAAACTATGTTCCGCCAGCCACCGGAAAATGGATTGATACAACACAATCCTAG
- a CDS encoding DUF1772 domain-containing protein, giving the protein METFIVDTKTITLLLATLFTGLLAGIFLTWGNAVTPGIGKLDDINYLRAFQNMNRTIQNPLFFLVFFGSLLFSFAAAYFHKSNTIILSLTISAAIIYFTGVILVTILGNIPLNEMLDKTDLVHTSIQEAALLRSKFEAKWNNLHLFRIVASIISFLLLIISCLLKTKP; this is encoded by the coding sequence ATGGAAACTTTTATTGTGGATACTAAAACAATTACATTATTGCTGGCTACCTTATTTACAGGACTTTTGGCCGGAATATTTTTAACCTGGGGCAACGCCGTAACTCCGGGAATTGGAAAATTGGATGACATCAATTATCTCAGAGCTTTTCAGAACATGAATCGCACCATACAGAATCCGTTGTTCTTTCTGGTCTTTTTTGGTTCCTTACTGTTTTCTTTTGCAGCGGCTTATTTTCATAAATCAAATACAATTATTTTAAGTCTGACAATCAGTGCTGCGATTATCTATTTTACAGGTGTTATTCTGGTTACTATTTTAGGAAATATTCCGCTTAACGAAATGCTTGATAAGACAGATTTGGTACATACCTCAATTCAGGAAGCAGCCCTTTTACGAAGTAAATTTGAAGCAAAATGGAACAATCTCCACCTTTTCCGAATCGTGGCTTCCATAATTTCTTTTTTACTTTTGATCATTAGCTGTTTGCTAAAAACTAAACCATAA
- a CDS encoding SRPBCC family protein, giving the protein MKTENNHFAKAEMLIRKPVSDVFQAFTDPEITSKFWFTKSSGKLIAGTTTEWTWEMYGFSLTVTTPILEENKKIVIEWGNPNETTIVEWIFSPLNENETFVSITNSGLKGDPDKIIDQVRNSTEGFTLVLAGAKAYLEHNIQLNLVLDRFPKGLE; this is encoded by the coding sequence ATGAAAACAGAAAACAACCACTTCGCAAAAGCCGAAATGCTGATTAGAAAACCTGTCTCAGACGTTTTTCAGGCCTTTACAGATCCGGAAATCACCAGTAAATTTTGGTTTACAAAAAGTTCAGGAAAACTAATAGCCGGAACTACAACCGAATGGACCTGGGAAATGTATGGATTCTCGTTAACGGTAACTACTCCTATTTTAGAGGAAAATAAAAAAATCGTAATCGAATGGGGAAATCCTAATGAAACCACCATAGTCGAATGGATCTTTAGTCCGTTAAACGAAAATGAAACCTTTGTGAGCATCACCAATTCAGGTTTAAAAGGAGATCCCGATAAAATAATCGATCAGGTTCGAAATTCTACGGAAGGCTTTACTTTAGTGCTGGCCGGAGCAAAAGCTTATTTAGAACACAACATTCAACTCAATTTAGTTTTAGACAGATTCCCAAAAGGATTGGAATAA
- a CDS encoding iron chaperone: METKKPQNIDEYIGSFPNDIQEILERIRMTVQNAAPDAKEKISYSMPAFEQNGIVVYFAAFKNHIGLYALPSGHEAFKEELSKYKSGKGSVQFPLNEPIPYDLIAEIVKFRVKENLEKTKTK, encoded by the coding sequence ATGGAAACAAAGAAACCCCAAAACATTGATGAATATATTGGCAGTTTCCCAAATGATATTCAGGAAATCTTAGAGAGGATTCGAATGACCGTTCAGAACGCAGCTCCTGATGCCAAAGAAAAAATCAGTTATTCCATGCCGGCTTTTGAACAAAACGGAATCGTAGTTTATTTTGCGGCTTTCAAAAATCATATTGGACTTTATGCTTTGCCCAGCGGACATGAGGCTTTTAAAGAAGAACTGTCAAAATACAAATCCGGAAAAGGCTCCGTACAATTTCCTTTAAATGAGCCTATACCTTATGATTTAATTGCCGAAATTGTAAAATTCAGAGTAAAAGAAAATCTGGAGAAAACAAAAACAAAATAA
- a CDS encoding glyoxalase: protein MNHKAISIRPFIGAKDFEISRSFYRDLGFEEGVLDPKFSVFEVGELAFYLQDYYDKSWNENTMIFLEVEDVDYYYKELLALNLTEKYGVKLTPIVHQDWGSECFLHDPSGVLWHFGKFNK, encoded by the coding sequence ATGAATCATAAAGCGATATCGATCCGGCCTTTTATAGGAGCCAAAGATTTTGAGATTTCCAGAAGTTTCTATCGGGATTTAGGTTTTGAAGAAGGAGTTTTAGATCCAAAATTTTCTGTTTTTGAAGTAGGAGAGCTGGCCTTTTATCTTCAGGATTATTACGATAAAAGCTGGAATGAAAACACCATGATTTTTTTAGAAGTAGAAGATGTCGATTACTATTACAAGGAGCTTTTGGCACTTAACTTAACGGAAAAATACGGGGTAAAATTAACACCTATCGTTCATCAGGATTGGGGAAGCGAATGTTTTTTACATGATCCTTCAGGTGTTTTGTGGCATTTCGGGAAGTTTAATAAGTAA
- a CDS encoding DUF2625 domain-containing protein: MVLKFPLIVLTFLALTATAQNKMKKAEELIDKVDPGWTLVEDWIKTAKNKVEILPVDALKAKEVLYKTQVTTRSPMGAIVYHTGGLLIDDGWIRILGSGSAKFNRTLPDWNKGKSFNDFGETAPFLLVADDAIGGFYLLNGGGLGSDVGKMYYFSPDNLEYEQLDITYSEFLGFCFDNDLDKFYQGNRWNGWRAEVSKLKGDEVFNFYPFLWTAEGNDINKNSRKIISVQEQYGLNLDLRKQLGFDK; encoded by the coding sequence ATGGTACTAAAATTTCCTTTAATTGTATTGACCTTTTTAGCTCTTACAGCAACTGCGCAAAATAAAATGAAAAAAGCCGAAGAACTTATAGACAAAGTCGACCCAGGATGGACTCTGGTAGAAGACTGGATTAAAACAGCGAAGAATAAAGTAGAAATTTTACCGGTTGACGCCTTAAAAGCAAAAGAGGTTTTGTACAAAACTCAGGTTACCACCCGTTCGCCAATGGGAGCTATTGTGTACCATACAGGTGGTCTTTTGATCGACGATGGCTGGATTAGAATTCTGGGTTCAGGAAGTGCAAAATTCAATCGTACACTTCCGGATTGGAACAAAGGGAAATCGTTTAATGATTTTGGCGAAACAGCACCTTTTTTATTAGTTGCCGACGATGCTATTGGAGGTTTCTACCTTCTAAACGGAGGAGGATTGGGAAGTGATGTTGGAAAAATGTATTATTTCTCTCCTGATAATCTGGAGTACGAACAGCTGGATATTACGTATTCTGAATTTTTAGGATTCTGTTTTGATAATGATCTGGATAAGTTCTATCAGGGTAACAGATGGAACGGGTGGAGAGCCGAAGTGTCAAAATTGAAAGGCGATGAAGTTTTTAACTTTTACCCGTTTTTGTGGACGGCGGAAGGAAACGATATTAATAAAAATTCACGAAAGATAATTTCGGTTCAGGAACAATACGGACTGAATTTAGATTTGCGAAAACAACTGGGTTTTGATAAATAG
- a CDS encoding cation:proton antiporter: MIEFFRHFLQEFELPLSNPVLIFSLILFIILLSPILLKKINIPGIIGLIISGVIIGPHGLNILAKNSAVDLFSTIGLLYIMFIAGLELDMNEFKANRNKSLLFGFFTFIFPLSIGFPVCFYLLKYDFNASFLTASMFATHTLVAYPIVSKLGIAKNQAVAITVGGTILTDTAVLIILAVIMGSSQGSLNQAFWIKLTVSLAIFSAIMFLVIPRIAKWFFKKLESEKHAHYIFVLSVVFFAAFLAEVAGVEPIIGAFVAGLALNPLIPHSSALMNRIEFIGNSLFIPFFLISVGMLVDISVILSGPTALIVAGTLSVVAIFGKWIAAFFTQIVFRYTKTERQLIFGLSSAHAAATLAVILVGFKAKILDENILNGTIILILITCIVASFATEKAAKKIAICEEEVSNEDANGDQILDEHILIPLAKTSATESLLDFALLIKDKKSSNPVTLLTIVPNNDQAEINILKYRKAVDKFVIQGSASEVKINTIARIDHNPASGIARTSKEIMSDIVIVGWPRKTGFLDKIFGENVDSIINNVDKCLFICRFQKTFIEEKRLVFICPPFSERGVGFHLLLQKISRLSQELSIPIVIYAEYKTHEAIVQIATKLKVNAKLGFKSILNWDDFESISDEIKATDLIVFNLSRKGSVSYQSIFDRLPQKFEKSFNDNNLILVYAQEDRKETAMDAYGDFTATPLTKGLEAIEQIGRGLGNILKKG; encoded by the coding sequence ATGATAGAATTTTTCAGGCATTTTTTACAAGAATTCGAATTACCACTCAGTAATCCGGTATTGATTTTTTCTTTGATCCTTTTCATCATCCTTTTATCACCGATTTTACTTAAAAAAATAAATATCCCAGGAATTATCGGGCTTATAATTTCGGGAGTAATTATTGGACCTCATGGATTGAATATTCTGGCCAAGAACTCGGCGGTTGATTTGTTTTCGACAATCGGACTTTTGTATATCATGTTTATTGCGGGTCTGGAATTGGATATGAATGAGTTTAAAGCCAATAGAAATAAGAGTTTATTGTTTGGATTTTTTACTTTTATTTTCCCTTTATCGATCGGATTTCCGGTTTGTTTTTATCTGCTGAAATATGATTTTAATGCTAGTTTTTTAACAGCGAGTATGTTTGCCACCCATACTTTGGTTGCGTACCCGATTGTGAGTAAACTTGGAATTGCAAAAAATCAGGCAGTGGCCATTACAGTTGGAGGAACTATTTTAACAGATACTGCCGTTTTGATTATTTTGGCGGTGATTATGGGAAGCAGTCAGGGAAGTTTGAATCAGGCTTTCTGGATTAAATTGACGGTTTCACTGGCCATTTTTTCGGCCATCATGTTTTTGGTTATTCCAAGGATAGCGAAGTGGTTCTTTAAAAAATTAGAAAGTGAGAAACACGCCCACTATATATTTGTACTTTCGGTGGTGTTTTTTGCTGCGTTTTTAGCAGAGGTAGCGGGAGTAGAGCCTATTATTGGAGCATTCGTTGCCGGTTTGGCATTAAACCCTTTAATTCCGCATTCGTCAGCTTTGATGAACAGAATTGAGTTTATCGGGAATTCACTATTCATTCCTTTTTTCCTGATTTCAGTGGGAATGCTGGTAGACATCAGTGTGATTCTGAGCGGACCAACCGCTTTAATTGTAGCAGGAACTTTGAGTGTGGTGGCTATTTTTGGAAAGTGGATCGCGGCCTTTTTTACGCAGATTGTATTTAGATATACCAAAACTGAAAGACAGCTTATTTTTGGATTGAGCAGTGCACATGCTGCTGCGACTTTAGCCGTTATTTTGGTTGGATTTAAAGCAAAAATCTTAGACGAAAATATCCTGAACGGAACGATTATTTTAATTTTGATTACCTGTATTGTGGCCTCTTTCGCGACAGAAAAAGCAGCTAAAAAGATTGCTATTTGCGAAGAAGAAGTTTCAAATGAAGATGCGAATGGCGATCAGATTCTGGACGAACATATCCTGATTCCGTTAGCTAAAACGTCGGCTACGGAAAGTTTGCTGGATTTCGCACTTTTGATAAAAGATAAAAAATCATCTAATCCGGTGACGCTATTAACGATTGTACCGAATAACGATCAGGCTGAAATTAATATCTTAAAATACCGAAAAGCTGTTGATAAATTTGTTATTCAGGGGTCTGCTTCAGAAGTGAAAATCAATACGATTGCCAGAATCGACCATAATCCGGCAAGTGGAATCGCGAGAACGTCCAAAGAAATCATGTCGGATATTGTGATCGTGGGATGGCCTAGAAAAACCGGTTTTTTGGATAAAATTTTCGGTGAAAATGTAGATTCGATCATCAATAATGTAGACAAATGTTTGTTCATCTGCAGGTTTCAAAAAACATTTATTGAGGAAAAAAGACTGGTTTTCATCTGTCCGCCTTTTTCTGAAAGAGGTGTAGGATTTCACCTGCTGCTGCAAAAGATCTCTCGATTATCTCAGGAATTAAGTATTCCGATTGTCATTTATGCTGAATACAAAACACATGAGGCAATTGTGCAGATTGCCACTAAATTGAAAGTAAATGCTAAACTAGGTTTTAAAAGTATTTTGAACTGGGATGATTTTGAATCGATCTCAGATGAAATTAAAGCTACAGATCTGATTGTTTTTAACTTGTCCCGAAAAGGATCCGTTTCGTACCAATCGATTTTTGACAGATTGCCGCAGAAATTTGAAAAATCATTTAATGATAACAATCTGATTCTGGTTTATGCACAAGAAGATCGTAAAGAGACTGCAATGGATGCCTACGGTGATTTCACTGCAACACCATTGACAAAAGGTCTGGAAGCAATAGAACAAATTGGTCGAGGTTTGGGTAATATTTTGAAAAAAGGTTAG
- a CDS encoding L-serine ammonia-lyase, which translates to MEECISVFDMLKIGVGPSSSHTLGPWRAAERFLEELKNESILDQITRVKVDLYGSLSLTGKGHATDLSVMLGLSGQDPEYIPVENIAGIIKNIEEQHEIILANECKIPFYFLQDIVFNKDFLPFHANGLKFTAYKADNSEYESTFYSIGGGFVVKEERTNAKIKEEIKCAFPFPIQNAVELLNYTVTENKSISEIVYENEKSMRPEAEIHSELMRIWHTMLECMYIGCHSEGILPGGLNVRRRAFDMHQNLIGLSNYSDPQSWLEEIRKTEVKFRQILKWVSCFALAVNEVNASLGRVVTAPTNGSAGVIPAVLMYYLVIENHNAGEKEIKQFLMVAGEIGSIFKKGSTISAAMGGCQAEIGVSSSMAAAALCELMGGSPAQVLMAAEIAMEHHLGLTCDPIGGLVQIPCIERNTMGAIKAINAAELALETDSKNAKVPLDKVINTMWQTAKDMNSKYKETSEGGLAIAVNMADC; encoded by the coding sequence ATGGAAGAATGTATCTCTGTTTTTGATATGCTTAAAATTGGCGTTGGTCCCTCAAGTTCACATACTTTAGGGCCATGGAGAGCCGCTGAACGTTTTTTGGAAGAGCTGAAAAACGAATCAATTTTAGACCAGATTACACGTGTAAAAGTCGATTTGTACGGATCTCTTTCCTTAACCGGAAAAGGTCATGCTACTGATTTGTCGGTGATGCTGGGATTAAGCGGGCAAGATCCCGAGTATATTCCGGTTGAAAATATTGCCGGAATTATTAAAAACATTGAAGAACAGCACGAAATTATTCTGGCTAATGAATGTAAAATTCCGTTTTACTTTCTTCAGGACATTGTTTTCAATAAAGATTTCCTTCCTTTTCATGCTAATGGATTAAAATTTACAGCCTATAAAGCTGATAATTCGGAATATGAATCTACTTTTTATTCGATTGGAGGAGGATTTGTCGTTAAAGAAGAACGCACCAATGCTAAAATCAAAGAAGAGATCAAATGCGCCTTCCCTTTCCCGATTCAAAATGCTGTTGAGCTTTTAAATTATACGGTGACCGAAAACAAATCGATTTCTGAAATCGTTTATGAAAACGAAAAATCAATGCGTCCGGAAGCTGAAATTCACTCCGAATTAATGCGCATTTGGCATACCATGTTAGAATGCATGTACATTGGCTGCCATTCAGAAGGAATTCTGCCGGGCGGTCTGAATGTTCGCAGACGTGCTTTTGACATGCATCAGAATTTAATCGGTTTATCTAACTATTCAGATCCGCAAAGCTGGCTGGAAGAAATCAGAAAAACGGAGGTTAAATTTCGTCAAATCCTGAAATGGGTAAGCTGTTTTGCACTTGCCGTGAATGAGGTAAATGCTTCTTTAGGTCGTGTAGTTACTGCTCCTACAAACGGAAGTGCAGGTGTAATCCCGGCTGTTTTGATGTATTATCTGGTAATTGAAAACCATAATGCAGGCGAAAAAGAAATCAAGCAATTCCTAATGGTTGCCGGAGAGATTGGTAGTATCTTCAAGAAAGGATCAACCATTTCTGCTGCAATGGGAGGCTGTCAGGCCGAAATTGGTGTATCATCATCGATGGCTGCAGCAGCACTTTGCGAATTAATGGGCGGATCTCCTGCCCAAGTTTTAATGGCTGCCGAAATTGCCATGGAACATCACTTGGGTCTTACTTGTGACCCAATTGGCGGTTTAGTTCAGATTCCGTGTATCGAAAGAAATACAATGGGAGCCATAAAAGCTATCAATGCGGCTGAACTGGCCCTTGAAACCGATTCTAAAAATGCAAAAGTGCCTTTAGACAAAGTCATCAATACCATGTGGCAAACGGCAAAAGACATGAACTCCAAATACAAAGAAACTTCTGAAGGCGGATTGGCCATTGCCGTAAACATGGCGGATTGCTAA